From Bacteroidales bacterium, a single genomic window includes:
- the prmA gene encoding 50S ribosomal protein L11 methyltransferase has translation MKKSEFQQITITGLPSEDNIKELVISEMLTLGFDSFWEDNDLLHGYILSEKFDEEKLKLSIQTLLPNLRFRIIKAELENKNWNEEWESNFQPVNVENQIYVSAPFHLEKNDIPYQIKIIPKMSFGTAHHATTYSMLRLMNELDFTNKTVIDAGTGTGILAIFAEIKGAKNILAYDNDDWSIENSLENIELNKCEKITIKKGEKEVLEGEKCDILLANIHKNVILSELDYYFNALNIDGKLLLSGFYSEDLADISDSCEKLGLEIDKFIMKENWVAALFTK, from the coding sequence ATGAAAAAATCAGAGTTTCAACAAATAACAATTACAGGGCTGCCGAGCGAAGATAACATAAAAGAACTTGTAATTTCAGAAATGCTAACTCTAGGCTTCGACAGCTTTTGGGAAGATAATGATTTGCTACATGGCTACATTTTATCTGAAAAATTTGACGAAGAAAAGCTAAAGCTATCTATTCAAACATTGTTGCCAAATCTGCGTTTCAGAATAATTAAAGCTGAACTTGAAAATAAAAATTGGAATGAAGAATGGGAAAGCAATTTCCAGCCTGTAAATGTTGAAAATCAAATATACGTTTCAGCTCCTTTTCATTTAGAAAAAAATGATATTCCTTATCAAATAAAAATCATTCCTAAGATGTCTTTCGGCACAGCACATCATGCCACAACTTATTCTATGCTGCGCCTTATGAATGAACTTGACTTTACTAATAAAACCGTTATTGATGCAGGCACAGGTACTGGAATACTTGCAATTTTTGCAGAAATAAAAGGTGCCAAAAACATTCTTGCTTACGACAATGACGACTGGTCTATAGAAAACTCTTTAGAAAATATTGAACTTAACAAATGTGAAAAAATCACAATTAAAAAAGGCGAAAAAGAAGTTCTAGAAGGGGAAAAATGCGATATATTGTTAGCAAACATACATAAAAATGTAATTCTTTCAGAGCTAGATTATTATTTTAATGCCTTGAATATTGATGGAAAACTTTTATTAAGCGGTTTTTACAGCGAAGACCTTGCTGACATTTCCGATTCATGCGAAAAACTTGGGTTGGAAATTGATAAATTTATAATGAAAGAAAATTGGGTAGCTGCTTTATTTACAAAATAA
- a CDS encoding triose-phosphate isomerase, with the protein MRKKLLAGNWKMNQDKETVINFAQDLKAKFTENKDELDILICPPFVYIPIFREITKGAPIYTGAQNVSYAEKGAYTGEVSAQMLKDIDVQYCIIGHSERRQYFNETDEMLIKKIEQLHKSGLKIIFCCGEILSEREAGNAFKVVEKQIKNVLSNFSEEIMKNIVIAYEPVWAIGTGVTASPEQAQEMHNFIRKTIKNIFNEDIANQTRILYGGSVTPENAANLFAMPDIDGGLVGGASLKIDSFLKIYDNSL; encoded by the coding sequence ATGCGTAAAAAATTGCTTGCTGGAAATTGGAAAATGAACCAAGACAAAGAAACTGTTATAAATTTTGCTCAAGATTTAAAAGCTAAATTTACAGAAAACAAAGACGAATTGGACATTTTAATTTGTCCGCCATTTGTTTATATCCCAATTTTTAGAGAAATAACGAAAGGCGCTCCAATTTACACAGGAGCACAAAATGTAAGCTATGCTGAAAAAGGAGCATATACAGGCGAAGTTTCTGCCCAAATGTTAAAGGATATTGATGTGCAATATTGCATAATTGGGCATTCAGAAAGACGTCAATATTTCAACGAAACAGACGAAATGTTGATAAAAAAAATAGAGCAATTACACAAAAGTGGACTGAAAATAATTTTCTGTTGTGGCGAAATTCTCTCTGAACGCGAAGCTGGCAATGCTTTTAAAGTAGTTGAAAAACAAATAAAAAATGTTTTATCAAATTTTTCAGAAGAAATAATGAAAAACATTGTAATAGCTTATGAACCCGTTTGGGCAATAGGCACAGGAGTTACGGCAAGTCCAGAACAAGCACAAGAAATGCATAACTTTATAAGAAAAACCATTAAAAATATTTTTAACGAAGATATAGCAAATCAAACGCGCATCCTTTATGGAGGAAGCGTAACTCCAGAAAATGCTGCAAATCTTTTTGCCATGCCTGATATAGACGGCGGATTAGTTGGCGGAGCCTCATTAAAAATTGATTCATTTCTAAAAATTTACGATAATAGCTTATAA
- a CDS encoding enoyl-ACP reductase, with the protein MAYNLLKGKKGIIFGALNEKSIAWKTAERASEEGAEIVLTNTPVAMRLGNIDELAKKCNAIVIPADATNVEDLNNLIEKSMEHFGGKFDFVLHAIGMSPNVRKGIPYDDINYENYLKTIDISSLSFHKMIQICRKLDAINNWGSIVALTYVAAQRTLYGYNDMADAKALLESIARSFGYIYGREKQIRINTISQSPTPTTAGSGVFGFESLLDFTDRMSPLGNASADECANYCVTLFSDLTKKITMQNLYHDGGFSSMGMSKKAMSQYDKSFKE; encoded by the coding sequence ATGGCATACAATCTTCTAAAAGGTAAAAAAGGCATCATTTTTGGCGCTTTAAATGAAAAATCTATTGCTTGGAAAACCGCAGAGCGAGCTTCGGAAGAAGGAGCAGAAATAGTTTTAACAAACACTCCTGTGGCTATGCGACTTGGAAATATTGATGAACTAGCAAAAAAATGCAATGCAATAGTAATTCCTGCAGATGCTACAAATGTTGAAGATTTGAACAATCTGATTGAAAAAAGCATGGAACATTTTGGCGGAAAATTCGATTTTGTTTTACATGCTATTGGCATGTCGCCAAATGTTAGAAAAGGCATTCCTTATGATGATATAAACTATGAAAATTATCTTAAAACTATAGATATTTCATCATTATCATTTCATAAAATGATTCAAATATGCAGGAAACTTGACGCAATAAACAATTGGGGCTCTATTGTGGCTCTAACTTATGTTGCAGCACAAAGAACATTGTATGGTTACAATGATATGGCTGATGCTAAAGCATTGTTAGAATCAATTGCAAGAAGTTTTGGGTATATTTATGGAAGAGAAAAGCAAATTAGAATAAACACCATTTCCCAATCTCCTACTCCAACTACTGCTGGTAGCGGCGTTTTCGGATTTGAATCACTACTTGATTTCACTGACAGAATGTCTCCACTTGGAAATGCTTCTGCTGATGAATGTGCAAATTACTGTGTAACACTATTTTCAGACTTAACAAAGAAAATAACAATGCAAAACCTATATCACGATGGAGGTTTCAGCAGCATGGGTATGAGCAAAAAAGCAATGAGTCAATACGATAAGAGTTTTAAAGAATAG
- the folK gene encoding 2-amino-4-hydroxy-6-hydroxymethyldihydropteridine diphosphokinase, whose product MNQHVVYLSLGSNLGDRKYCLKQSILLLNSNVGRVSAVSNFYENEAWGYVSSNKFINICAELHTKYKPKKLLRKLKKIEKILGRSKTTKVGYTDRPIDIDIIFYDNLILNTKKITIPHLKMHERRFVLKPLSELCGDFIHPVLKKSVNELLAECADNSKLELSLNA is encoded by the coding sequence ATGAATCAGCATGTGGTATATCTTTCATTAGGTTCTAATTTAGGTGATAGAAAGTATTGCTTAAAACAATCTATTTTACTCTTGAATTCTAATGTTGGTCGCGTTTCGGCTGTAAGTAATTTTTATGAAAATGAGGCATGGGGCTATGTTTCGTCGAATAAGTTTATAAATATTTGTGCTGAATTGCATACAAAATATAAACCTAAAAAGCTGTTGCGAAAATTAAAAAAGATTGAAAAAATTCTTGGCAGAAGCAAAACGACAAAAGTTGGCTATACTGACAGACCAATAGATATAGATATTATTTTTTATGATAATTTAATTTTAAATACTAAAAAAATTACTATACCACATTTAAAAATGCATGAGCGAAGATTTGTGTTGAAGCCGCTTTCTGAGCTTTGTGGAGATTTCATTCACCCAGTGTTGAAAAAAAGTGTTAATGAATTATTGGCAGAATGTGCGGATAATTCAAAACTTGAACTATCTTTGAATGCTTAA
- a CDS encoding deoxynucleoside kinase, whose protein sequence is MKFPYNFIAIEGCIGAGKTTLSTKLANDFNGRLILEQFEENDFLPKFYENPERYAFPLELSFLAARYKQFKESVLNVDLFCNFIISDYIFPKSLIFSRKTLQEDEYKLYRNLFQIIDSNLPRPDLILYLHLPPKKLKENIIKRGREYEQNISEEYLDNIQKSYFEYFRDQPSLRVVVADIRGLDFIKNKKHYNYLASLLTHEYDNGINIAPNFSDTV, encoded by the coding sequence ATGAAATTTCCGTATAATTTTATTGCCATTGAAGGTTGTATTGGAGCGGGGAAGACCACGCTGTCAACTAAATTGGCTAATGATTTTAACGGAAGATTGATATTAGAGCAATTTGAGGAAAATGATTTTTTACCTAAATTTTATGAAAATCCTGAGCGATATGCTTTTCCGCTAGAATTGTCGTTTTTAGCAGCAAGGTATAAGCAATTTAAGGAATCTGTTTTAAATGTTGATTTGTTTTGTAATTTTATAATTTCCGATTATATCTTTCCAAAATCTCTTATTTTTTCACGCAAAACTTTGCAGGAAGATGAATACAAATTGTATAGAAATTTGTTTCAAATAATTGATAGCAATCTTCCAAGACCCGATTTGATTTTATATTTGCATTTGCCACCTAAAAAATTGAAAGAAAATATAATTAAGCGCGGGAGAGAATATGAGCAGAATATTTCAGAAGAATACTTGGATAATATACAAAAAAGCTATTTTGAATATTTTAGAGATCAGCCTTCGTTGCGTGTAGTGGTGGCGGATATTAGAGGTTTAGATTTTATAAAAAATAAAAAACATTATAATTATTTAGCTTCTTTATTAACACATGAATATGATAATGGTATAAATATTGCTCCAAATTTTTCTGATACAGTATGA
- a CDS encoding M28 family peptidase has product MKSKICLLLIFAFFSNNIFSQSFFDDSLRIKRMFHDVSILASDSLQGRYGGTIYEVKAAEYIENELDKVEIASLPGFYDYRQEFVIDIRKDSTNEFVDVKSNNILGFIDNNAPYTIVIGAHYDHVGVSSKKTNDRINNGADDNASGTAVVLEMGRFLKAGNFTKYNYILAFWGSEEQGLLGSNHFCSSNDYPFEKIAFYMNFDMVGRLGWKKNQLDVFGMGSTSVWDSIITETKYGDYNLKKIAGAMDASDHTCFYKNKTPYIYFTSGLPPEYHTPLDEVNLINPEGMLLILNFAEDIISRLDGSKPKYREISAQEMAKAYWYFIGQFFSK; this is encoded by the coding sequence ATGAAAAGTAAAATTTGTCTTCTGTTAATATTTGCATTTTTTAGCAATAATATTTTTTCTCAATCTTTTTTTGATGACTCGCTCCGGATAAAAAGAATGTTTCATGATGTTAGCATTTTAGCAAGTGATTCGTTACAAGGGCGATATGGTGGAACTATTTATGAAGTAAAAGCTGCTGAATATATTGAGAATGAATTGGATAAAGTAGAAATTGCTTCTTTACCCGGATTTTATGATTATAGGCAAGAATTTGTTATTGATATTCGCAAAGATTCTACAAATGAATTTGTTGACGTAAAATCAAATAATATTTTGGGATTTATTGATAATAATGCTCCATATACGATTGTTATTGGCGCACATTATGACCATGTAGGCGTTAGCTCAAAAAAAACCAATGACCGTATAAATAATGGAGCAGATGATAATGCAAGCGGAACGGCTGTTGTGTTGGAAATGGGGCGATTCTTAAAGGCAGGAAACTTTACGAAATATAATTATATTCTCGCTTTCTGGGGCTCGGAAGAGCAAGGACTTTTAGGTTCAAATCATTTTTGTTCAAGTAATGATTATCCTTTTGAAAAAATAGCTTTTTATATGAATTTTGATATGGTTGGCAGATTGGGCTGGAAGAAAAATCAATTAGATGTTTTTGGTATGGGTTCAACTTCTGTTTGGGATTCAATCATAACTGAAACAAAATATGGTGATTATAATTTGAAAAAAATTGCAGGAGCAATGGATGCATCTGACCATACATGCTTTTATAAAAATAAAACTCCATACATATATTTTACATCTGGCTTGCCACCGGAATATCACACTCCACTAGATGAGGTAAATTTGATAAATCCAGAGGGCATGCTTTTAATTTTGAATTTTGCGGAAGATATTATTTCAAGACTTGATGGCTCAAAACCTAAATATAGAGAGATTTCTGCACAAGAAATGGCTAAAGCCTATTGGTATTTTATAGGACAGTTTTTTAGTAAATAG
- a CDS encoding AtpZ/AtpI family protein translates to MNKENSDKKKPDIKKVGNDFAKYSSIVFEMLVIIGGLTWGGVWLDKKLQNETPWFTIILSPLSVIVALLVVLKDLNRNK, encoded by the coding sequence ATGAATAAAGAAAATTCTGACAAAAAAAAACCTGACATAAAAAAAGTCGGGAATGATTTTGCTAAATATTCTAGCATTGTTTTTGAAATGCTGGTAATTATTGGCGGACTAACATGGGGAGGAGTTTGGCTAGACAAAAAGCTACAAAACGAAACTCCGTGGTTTACAATTATTTTGTCTCCTTTGTCAGTTATTGTGGCGCTTTTAGTTGTTTTAAAAGATTTAAATAGAAATAAATAA
- a CDS encoding polymer-forming cytoskeletal protein — MAKNDTPEQITTNINLIATGTTITGDIDTSGDIRIDGNINGNIKTKGRLVVGPTGLIEGSIICQNGDLTGAVKGNIFVDEVLTLRANSKINGDIKTQKIIVESGAVFCGNCDMSGNNE, encoded by the coding sequence ATGGCAAAAAACGACACACCTGAACAAATTACAACAAACATTAATCTAATTGCAACTGGCACAACTATTACCGGAGATATAGACACAAGTGGTGACATAAGAATTGACGGCAACATAAATGGCAATATTAAAACAAAAGGCAGATTAGTTGTTGGTCCTACCGGTCTTATTGAAGGAAGTATTATTTGCCAAAATGGAGATTTAACAGGAGCTGTTAAAGGAAATATTTTTGTTGACGAAGTTTTAACATTAAGAGCTAACTCAAAAATAAACGGAGACATAAAAACTCAAAAAATCATAGTTGAATCCGGCGCAGTTTTTTGTGGCAATTGCGACATGAGTGGCAATAATGAATAA
- a CDS encoding tetratricopeptide repeat protein, with translation MKKTYILLLAVIFLFTGCSTKKNTAMRRAYHNLTAYYNAYFNGNEALKEGVYMLEEAHKDNYTQIISIFPEGTEKDVQSITPKMDRSIEKAQKVIAKHSMEFKGIEYVKSIDNSYNMIGKANFYKQDYDKAQGTFDFVTKKYNKNPERFEAYLWLARTMIAKNKFNNVPTYLSIVEQAKNELPKSTKRLLPLVQADYSIKNNDLEKSIEYLEKGIKVNKSKKTKIRLMFVLAQVYQKLGKDAKALEMYEKTLKKNPKYEVAFHARVFAAQCYDSRKGSSAFIVKELEKMLKDKKNDDYKDEIYYALANIAFKENKEEKGIEYLLLSAKHSTVNYYQKANTYLKLGEIYFDKKDYKKAQKFYDTCFAVIPKDFPNYENIKSRNEVLNKLVFNLTTIEREDSLQKLARMSEADRNAAIDKVIQDYVKEENRKKAEEMQRMAAMHNSNQYNIASTNSSWYFYNSQAVGFGKNEFKKKWGDRPLEVLWRLSNKQVISFEFADDLQSENVAEDSASKNKNPKDRSFYMQDIPLTPEKITLSNQKIETAYYELGKVYKTDLFEYENAISAHEKLLSRFDTTKYKLETYYMLYSSNESLKNIPRANYYKNLILSQYPNSEFAKILSDPNYWSKIASQKSVADSYYDDTYELFQNSNYQKVVFRCDSALKEFKDVYLLARFDFLRAVSLGKIHGNDTLAAKLKNISTTYSGEIKQHADELLAFITEKEDKTSDSAAVAQKSSGKAEAYKTPSEDALHIYIYIFDTKTGNANELKAAFSNFNKKYFSSNSLSISSLYLTDTRVMVSVSHFKTKSEGLKYFDYTKNDNDLSEAIEITNSVSFIVSAENYPIFYKLKKESEYLDFFEKNYLKE, from the coding sequence ATGAAGAAAACATATATTTTGTTGTTAGCCGTAATATTCTTATTTACAGGCTGTTCTACAAAAAAAAACACGGCAATGCGCCGTGCATACCACAATCTGACTGCTTATTACAACGCTTATTTCAATGGCAATGAGGCTTTAAAAGAAGGCGTTTACATGCTGGAAGAAGCTCACAAAGACAATTACACTCAAATAATTTCAATATTCCCTGAAGGAACAGAAAAGGACGTTCAGTCCATTACACCAAAGATGGACAGGAGCATTGAAAAAGCACAAAAGGTAATTGCTAAGCACAGTATGGAATTTAAAGGCATAGAATATGTAAAAAGCATTGACAACAGCTACAATATGATTGGCAAAGCTAACTTTTACAAACAAGACTATGACAAGGCTCAAGGCACTTTTGATTTCGTTACAAAAAAGTACAATAAAAATCCTGAGCGTTTTGAGGCATATCTATGGCTCGCCCGCACAATGATAGCTAAAAATAAATTCAATAATGTTCCAACTTATCTTTCAATAGTAGAACAAGCAAAAAATGAATTGCCAAAATCTACAAAAAGGCTGCTCCCTCTTGTGCAAGCGGATTACAGCATTAAAAATAACGATTTAGAAAAATCAATTGAATATTTAGAAAAAGGTATAAAAGTAAATAAATCTAAAAAAACCAAGATTAGATTGATGTTTGTGTTGGCACAAGTTTATCAAAAGCTTGGAAAAGACGCAAAAGCCTTAGAAATGTATGAAAAAACACTTAAAAAAAATCCAAAATACGAAGTAGCTTTTCATGCCAGAGTTTTTGCTGCACAATGCTACGATTCACGCAAGGGAAGTAGCGCCTTTATCGTGAAAGAGCTTGAAAAAATGCTAAAAGACAAAAAGAATGACGACTACAAAGACGAAATATACTATGCTCTTGCCAATATAGCTTTCAAAGAAAACAAAGAAGAAAAAGGCATTGAATATTTACTACTTTCAGCAAAGCACAGCACCGTTAACTACTACCAAAAAGCAAACACTTACTTAAAATTAGGGGAAATATATTTCGATAAGAAAGATTATAAAAAAGCTCAAAAATTTTATGACACTTGCTTTGCTGTTATTCCAAAAGACTTTCCAAACTACGAAAATATAAAATCGCGGAATGAAGTTTTAAACAAGCTTGTTTTTAACCTAACAACCATTGAAAGAGAAGATTCGTTGCAAAAACTAGCAAGAATGAGTGAAGCTGATAGAAACGCTGCTATAGACAAAGTTATTCAAGATTATGTTAAGGAAGAAAACAGGAAAAAAGCAGAAGAAATGCAACGGATGGCAGCTATGCACAACAGCAATCAATATAATATTGCAAGCACAAATTCAAGTTGGTATTTCTATAATTCTCAAGCTGTTGGTTTCGGAAAAAATGAGTTTAAAAAGAAATGGGGAGACCGCCCTTTGGAAGTGTTATGGAGACTATCAAACAAGCAAGTTATAAGTTTTGAATTTGCAGATGATTTACAAAGTGAAAATGTAGCAGAAGATTCAGCCAGCAAAAATAAAAACCCTAAAGACAGGTCTTTCTATATGCAAGATATTCCTTTGACTCCTGAAAAAATAACCCTTTCTAATCAAAAAATTGAAACCGCTTATTACGAGTTGGGCAAAGTATATAAAACAGACTTGTTTGAATATGAAAATGCTATCTCTGCTCACGAAAAATTACTTTCAAGATTTGACACTACAAAATACAAATTGGAAACTTATTACATGCTTTATTCATCAAACGAAAGTCTTAAAAATATTCCAAGAGCAAACTACTACAAAAACCTGATTTTAAGCCAATATCCAAATAGCGAATTTGCAAAAATATTGTCTGACCCTAATTATTGGTCAAAAATCGCATCACAAAAAAGCGTAGCCGACAGCTATTATGACGATACTTATGAACTATTTCAAAATTCAAATTACCAAAAAGTAGTTTTCAGATGCGACTCTGCTTTAAAAGAATTTAAAGACGTTTACCTTTTAGCTCGCTTTGACTTTTTAAGAGCAGTAAGTTTAGGAAAAATACATGGCAACGACACTCTTGCAGCAAAATTAAAAAACATTTCTACTACATATTCTGGCGAAATAAAACAACATGCCGATGAATTGCTAGCGTTTATTACTGAAAAAGAAGATAAAACATCAGATAGTGCAGCAGTTGCACAGAAATCATCTGGAAAAGCAGAAGCGTACAAAACTCCTAGCGAAGATGCTTTACACATTTATATTTATATTTTCGATACAAAAACCGGAAATGCTAATGAATTAAAAGCAGCTTTTTCAAATTTTAATAAAAAATATTTTTCTTCAAACTCGCTTTCTATTAGTAGCTTATACTTAACTGATACACGCGTAATGGTTTCTGTAAGCCACTTTAAAACAAAAAGTGAAGGTCTAAAATATTTTGATTACACAAAAAATGACAATGATTTATCTGAAGCAATAGAAATAACAAATTCTGTTTCGTTCATTGTTAGTGCAGAAAACTACCCCATATTCTATAAATTGAAAAAAGAATCTGAATATTTGGATTTCTTTGAAAAGAACTATTTGAAAGAATAA
- a CDS encoding Crp/Fnr family transcriptional regulator: protein MYNKLINYFQRITNLSANEINVLTESMLIKEYPKGSFLVKEGQFNVDTYFVLEGCIRQFKIVDGNDITMNFFTEEQWIISNELAEIQSQSDYYLICVEDSSVVVGNEQKAQEIFKQFPHLEIVSRKIMETVFIEQQSFLTTFVTDKPEQRYLKLLESRPDIFQRVPQYDIASYIGVKPESLSRIRKKIQQKSKANKL from the coding sequence ATGTATAATAAGCTCATAAATTATTTTCAAAGAATTACCAACCTATCTGCCAATGAAATAAATGTTTTGACAGAAAGTATGTTGATTAAAGAATACCCTAAAGGCAGTTTTCTTGTTAAAGAAGGACAATTTAATGTTGATACCTATTTTGTCCTTGAAGGCTGTATTCGTCAGTTTAAAATAGTTGACGGAAATGATATTACAATGAATTTCTTTACTGAAGAGCAATGGATTATCTCGAATGAGCTAGCCGAAATACAGTCTCAGTCAGATTACTACTTAATATGTGTTGAGGACTCATCTGTTGTGGTAGGGAATGAACAAAAAGCACAAGAAATATTTAAACAGTTTCCACATCTTGAAATTGTCTCTCGGAAGATAATGGAAACTGTTTTTATAGAGCAACAGAGTTTTTTGACTACATTTGTTACTGATAAACCAGAACAGAGATATTTAAAATTATTAGAGTCTCGACCTGATATTTTCCAACGTGTGCCTCAATATGATATTGCTAGCTATATTGGAGTAAAGCCTGAATCTCTGAGCCGCATAAGAAAGAAGATACAACAAAAAAGTAAAGCTAATAAACTTTAA
- a CDS encoding excinuclease ABC subunit C, producing MFSDVIKQKINSLPQKPGVYQYLDAEGNIIYIGKARNLKKRVSSYFNKEHTNAKLKLLIKKISQIEIILVKSEFDALLLENNLIKQYQPRFNVLLKDDKTYPWICVTNELFPKIFLSRSRNLKNTDYFGPYPSVRMARSIVDAIRKIFTLRTCNLNITEDGILKKKFKPCLEKQIGNCLAPCIGEQSVEEYADMVLQVRNILKGNINPIISVLKQKMNESVEVLNFENAQKIKLKLEALNMFQSRSGVTFMKFGDIDVFSIVSDNEFAYVNFLRLQNGNIVQGHTFSFRKKMEETDSELLMIGLGEFLSLNGNFAPIVLLPFELDIEIQNVKFEVPKISDKKQLLDLSLANAAQFRQEHLERRKLVDPERYAKYVMQSVMKDLHLKKTPEYIECYDNSNFQGTDAVSSCVVFRNAKPSKKEYRIFNIKSVEGPDDFASMKEVISRRMSRLINENKELPDLLIVDGGKGQLSSAVEALDETGIKNKVPVIGIAKRLEEVYFPGDTMPIYLDKRSETLKLIQRMRDEAHRFGISHHRNKRSKGLLKTELTEIEGVGTQTATKLLRHFGSVASLKKASKEELEKIVGKKVLNAIIEWQGK from the coding sequence ATGTTTTCTGATGTGATTAAACAAAAAATAAATTCTTTGCCTCAAAAGCCGGGTGTTTATCAGTATCTCGATGCTGAAGGGAACATTATTTACATAGGAAAGGCAAGGAATTTAAAAAAAAGAGTTTCATCGTATTTCAATAAGGAACACACGAATGCGAAGTTGAAATTGTTGATAAAAAAAATTTCGCAAATTGAAATAATTCTTGTTAAGAGCGAATTTGATGCACTTTTGCTGGAAAACAATCTGATAAAGCAATATCAACCACGATTTAATGTGTTGCTGAAAGATGATAAAACATATCCGTGGATTTGTGTAACAAATGAATTATTCCCCAAAATATTCCTTTCTCGTTCGCGAAACCTGAAAAACACAGATTATTTTGGTCCGTATCCTTCTGTAAGAATGGCTAGGTCTATTGTTGATGCGATAAGGAAAATTTTTACATTGAGAACTTGCAACCTGAATATTACGGAAGATGGCATCTTGAAAAAGAAATTTAAGCCTTGCCTTGAAAAGCAAATAGGGAATTGCTTGGCTCCGTGCATAGGCGAGCAGAGCGTTGAGGAATATGCGGATATGGTGCTGCAAGTGAGAAATATTCTGAAAGGTAATATAAATCCAATCATCAGCGTGTTGAAGCAAAAGATGAATGAAAGCGTGGAAGTGTTGAATTTTGAAAATGCTCAAAAAATAAAATTGAAATTAGAAGCATTGAATATGTTTCAATCTCGCTCTGGAGTTACTTTTATGAAGTTTGGCGACATTGATGTTTTTTCAATTGTTTCTGACAATGAGTTTGCGTATGTGAATTTCCTTCGCCTGCAAAATGGAAATATTGTGCAAGGACACACGTTTTCGTTTAGAAAAAAAATGGAAGAGACTGATAGTGAGTTGCTTATGATTGGCTTGGGCGAATTTTTGTCGTTAAATGGAAATTTTGCTCCTATTGTTTTGTTGCCATTTGAGTTGGATATTGAAATACAAAATGTGAAATTTGAAGTTCCAAAAATTAGCGACAAAAAGCAACTGCTGGATTTGTCTTTGGCTAATGCTGCTCAATTTAGGCAGGAGCATTTGGAAAGGCGTAAATTGGTAGATCCTGAGCGATATGCTAAATACGTGATGCAATCGGTGATGAAAGATTTGCATTTGAAAAAAACGCCTGAGTATATCGAGTGTTACGATAATTCAAATTTTCAAGGCACTGATGCTGTCTCGTCTTGTGTGGTTTTTAGAAATGCAAAGCCATCAAAAAAGGAATATCGAATTTTTAATATTAAATCGGTGGAAGGTCCTGATGATTTTGCAAGCATGAAGGAAGTTATTTCGCGGCGTATGTCTCGCTTGATAAACGAAAACAAGGAATTGCCTGATTTGTTAATTGTTGATGGAGGAAAAGGGCAGTTGAGTTCGGCTGTGGAAGCCTTAGATGAGACTGGAATTAAAAATAAAGTTCCTGTAATTGGCATTGCAAAACGCTTGGAAGAGGTGTATTTTCCGGGCGATACCATGCCAATATATTTAGATAAAAGAAGCGAAACCTTAAAACTTATTCAGCGAATGCGAGATGAGGCTCACCGCTTTGGCATTTCTCATCATAGAAATAAACGTAGCAAAGGATTGTTAAAAACAGAACTTACTGAAATTGAAGGTGTTGGAACGCAGACTGCAACTAAATTATTGAGGCATTTTGGTTCTGTTGCCTCGCTGAAAAAAGCTAGCAAAGAGGAGCTTGAAAAAATTGTTGGCAAAAAGGTGTTGAATGCAATTATTGAGTGGCAAGGAAAGTAA